One genomic window of Biomphalaria glabrata chromosome 9, xgBioGlab47.1, whole genome shotgun sequence includes the following:
- the LOC106053460 gene encoding uncharacterized protein LOC106053460 isoform X2, which translates to MIEISTRLSLFNMTSVKTLADLQLLIESLKDKQFCNAFVYHLFLNSGKKAQQTGAHLIDLAQKQDCNLNSVKIKIARLNNQMKVYKSTITKNWNIIVNFLAQEFRFPVAKQKHDPVRPKMPPPPFSPLETRAVTCCLSCQHQRLTNSNLKASNSKLKQSLYQERKEKNEIRKTYEVRKVNQKLKRNTSRISNYKLKTQGLRAKIISLERSLKRSHIKCKHLGQKNMENEKKIDYLTMEVCKLKQSKEMYKQLLLEKSLLIENLQEKVVQ; encoded by the exons atgatAGAGATCTcgactagatt gTCACTATTCAACATGACATCTGTTAAAACTCTGGCTGATCTACAGTTACTTATTGAATCATTAAAAGACAAGCAATTCTGCAATGCATTTGTatatcatttgtttttaaactctGGCAAAAAGGCACAACAGACTGGAGCACACCTCATTGATTTGGCACAAAAACAAGACTGCAACCTTAattctgtaaaaataaaaattgctaGGCTGAATAACCAAATGAAGGTTTATAAGAGTACAATTACCAAAAATTGGAACATCATTGTGAACTTTTTGGCTCAAGAGTTCAGATTTCCAGTAGCCAAACAGAAACACGATCCTGTTCGCCCCAAGATGCCACCCCCTCCTTTTTCACCGTTGGAAACCAGAGCAGTAACCTGTTGCTTGTCTTGTCAACACCAGAGACTTACAAACTCAAACTTAAAAGCATCTAATAGTAAGTTAAAGCAATCCCTCTACcaggagagaaaagaaaaaaacgagATCAGAAAAACGTATGAGGTGAGGAAAGTAAATCAAAAATTAAAGAGAAACACATCAAGAATTTCAAATTATAAACTTAAAACGCAAGGCCTTCGGGCGAAAATCATTTCTTTAGAAAGATCTCTAAAACGTTCACacataaaatgtaaacatttgggtcaaaaaaacatggaaaatgaaaaaaagataGATTACCTCACAATGGAAGTCTGCAAGTTAAAACAGTCaaaagaaatgtacaaacaGTTATTGCTTGAAAAGTCACTTTTGATTGAAAACTTGCAAGAAAAAGTTGTGCAATAA
- the LOC106053460 gene encoding uncharacterized protein LOC106053460 isoform X3 — MSLFNMTSVKTLADLQLLIESLKDKQFCNAFVYHLFLNSGKKAQQTGAHLIDLAQKQDCNLNSVKIKIARLNNQMKVYKSTITKNWNIIVNFLAQEFRFPVAKQKHDPVRPKMPPPPFSPLETRAVTCCLSCQHQRLTNSNLKASNSKLKQSLYQERKEKNEIRKTYEVRKVNQKLKRNTSRISNYKLKTQGLRAKIISLERSLKRSHIKCKHLGQKNMENEKKIDYLTMEVCKLKQSKEMYKQLLLEKSLLIENLQEKVVQ, encoded by the exons at gTCACTATTCAACATGACATCTGTTAAAACTCTGGCTGATCTACAGTTACTTATTGAATCATTAAAAGACAAGCAATTCTGCAATGCATTTGTatatcatttgtttttaaactctGGCAAAAAGGCACAACAGACTGGAGCACACCTCATTGATTTGGCACAAAAACAAGACTGCAACCTTAattctgtaaaaataaaaattgctaGGCTGAATAACCAAATGAAGGTTTATAAGAGTACAATTACCAAAAATTGGAACATCATTGTGAACTTTTTGGCTCAAGAGTTCAGATTTCCAGTAGCCAAACAGAAACACGATCCTGTTCGCCCCAAGATGCCACCCCCTCCTTTTTCACCGTTGGAAACCAGAGCAGTAACCTGTTGCTTGTCTTGTCAACACCAGAGACTTACAAACTCAAACTTAAAAGCATCTAATAGTAAGTTAAAGCAATCCCTCTACcaggagagaaaagaaaaaaacgagATCAGAAAAACGTATGAGGTGAGGAAAGTAAATCAAAAATTAAAGAGAAACACATCAAGAATTTCAAATTATAAACTTAAAACGCAAGGCCTTCGGGCGAAAATCATTTCTTTAGAAAGATCTCTAAAACGTTCACacataaaatgtaaacatttgggtcaaaaaaacatggaaaatgaaaaaaagataGATTACCTCACAATGGAAGTCTGCAAGTTAAAACAGTCaaaagaaatgtacaaacaGTTATTGCTTGAAAAGTCACTTTTGATTGAAAACTTGCAAGAAAAAGTTGTGCAATAA
- the LOC106053465 gene encoding uncharacterized protein LOC106053465 isoform X1 encodes MIDTSDRTITKIIQPFIFFKMATIDLFSRDEAFNFLKDNLNVKDVEQRLSMDRKNLLDDIATNMQTHLVFNNMRLLSLPQELRQRPSFDEIKSDLKSGIGGLCYNLNIAAYYLIKAIGFDAALAHGTCTSSTKFHDNHVFVYIRNVEKNGDVFLLEAGFGFPTFRVINLDFEKESPIYIDSFIEYKYIKHEGQILRMHRKGELVRGATCNTSDGVNFFLDGWRRFYFADPERFTNNIEEFYAPFDQVFQNPKASPFHLTFRAVGFPGKKAVMVINDKTLIENDQGELVSTPIQGGDEGTLQAVHKYFPVIPQELSRAALANWRASLTS; translated from the exons ATGATAGATACTTCTGATAGGACAATTACGAAGATAATCCAGCCATTCATTTTTTTCAAG atgGCCACAATAGATCTGTTTTCCAGAGACGAAGCCTTTAACTTTTTGAAAGACAATCTTAACGTGAAAGATGTAGAGCAGAGGCTGTCAATGGACAGGAAGAACCTGTTGGATGATATTGCCACTAACATGCAGACACACTTGGTTTTTAACAACATGCGATTGTTAAGTCTGCCACAAGAGTTGAG gcAGCGACCTAGTTTTGATGAAATCAAATCAGATTTGAAGAGTGGTATTGGTGGACTGTGTTATAACCTCAACATTGCAGCCTACTACTTAATAAAGGCTATCGGATTTGATGCAGCACTGGCTCATGGGACATGTACATCCAGCACCAAATTCCATGACAATCATGTTTTCGTTTACATTAGGaatgtggaaaaaaatggaGATGTATTTTTATTGGAGGCTGGCTTTGGATTCCCAACATTTCGAGTTATAAATTTGGACTTTGAAAAGGAATCTCCTATTTATATAGATTCTTTCATTGAATACAAGTATATTAAGCATGAAGGTCAAATACTACGAATGCATCGGAAGGGAGAGCTGGTTAGAGGAGCCACTTGTAACACATCTGATGGGGTGAACTTTTTTCTTGATGGGTGGCGACGGTTTTATTTTGCTGACCCTGAACGGTTCACTAACAATATAGAAGAGTTTTATGCACCATTTGATCAG gttttTCAGAATCCAAAAGCTTCACCATTCCACTTAACTTTTCGAGCTGTTGGTTTCCCTGGAAAAAAGGCTGTGATGGTTATTAATGACAAAACTTTAATAGAGAATGACCAAG GAGAACTAGTGTCTACACCAATACAAGGAGGGGATGAAGGTACACTGCAAGCTGTCCACAAATATTTTCCAGTCATTCCACAAGAACTCAGCCGAGCAGCTTTAGCCAATTGGAGGGCATCATTAACATCCTAA
- the LOC106053460 gene encoding uncharacterized protein LOC106053460 isoform X1, whose product MNIMANMFRARSYGIWSLFNMTSVKTLADLQLLIESLKDKQFCNAFVYHLFLNSGKKAQQTGAHLIDLAQKQDCNLNSVKIKIARLNNQMKVYKSTITKNWNIIVNFLAQEFRFPVAKQKHDPVRPKMPPPPFSPLETRAVTCCLSCQHQRLTNSNLKASNSKLKQSLYQERKEKNEIRKTYEVRKVNQKLKRNTSRISNYKLKTQGLRAKIISLERSLKRSHIKCKHLGQKNMENEKKIDYLTMEVCKLKQSKEMYKQLLLEKSLLIENLQEKVVQ is encoded by the exons ATGAATATCATGGCAAACATGTTTAGGGCCAGATCATATGGAATATG gTCACTATTCAACATGACATCTGTTAAAACTCTGGCTGATCTACAGTTACTTATTGAATCATTAAAAGACAAGCAATTCTGCAATGCATTTGTatatcatttgtttttaaactctGGCAAAAAGGCACAACAGACTGGAGCACACCTCATTGATTTGGCACAAAAACAAGACTGCAACCTTAattctgtaaaaataaaaattgctaGGCTGAATAACCAAATGAAGGTTTATAAGAGTACAATTACCAAAAATTGGAACATCATTGTGAACTTTTTGGCTCAAGAGTTCAGATTTCCAGTAGCCAAACAGAAACACGATCCTGTTCGCCCCAAGATGCCACCCCCTCCTTTTTCACCGTTGGAAACCAGAGCAGTAACCTGTTGCTTGTCTTGTCAACACCAGAGACTTACAAACTCAAACTTAAAAGCATCTAATAGTAAGTTAAAGCAATCCCTCTACcaggagagaaaagaaaaaaacgagATCAGAAAAACGTATGAGGTGAGGAAAGTAAATCAAAAATTAAAGAGAAACACATCAAGAATTTCAAATTATAAACTTAAAACGCAAGGCCTTCGGGCGAAAATCATTTCTTTAGAAAGATCTCTAAAACGTTCACacataaaatgtaaacatttgggtcaaaaaaacatggaaaatgaaaaaaagataGATTACCTCACAATGGAAGTCTGCAAGTTAAAACAGTCaaaagaaatgtacaaacaGTTATTGCTTGAAAAGTCACTTTTGATTGAAAACTTGCAAGAAAAAGTTGTGCAATAA
- the LOC106053465 gene encoding uncharacterized protein LOC106053465 isoform X2, which translates to MATIDLFSRDEAFNFLKDNLNVKDVEQRLSMDRKNLLDDIATNMQTHLVFNNMRLLSLPQELRQRPSFDEIKSDLKSGIGGLCYNLNIAAYYLIKAIGFDAALAHGTCTSSTKFHDNHVFVYIRNVEKNGDVFLLEAGFGFPTFRVINLDFEKESPIYIDSFIEYKYIKHEGQILRMHRKGELVRGATCNTSDGVNFFLDGWRRFYFADPERFTNNIEEFYAPFDQVFQNPKASPFHLTFRAVGFPGKKAVMVINDKTLIENDQGELVSTPIQGGDEGTLQAVHKYFPVIPQELSRAALANWRASLTS; encoded by the exons atgGCCACAATAGATCTGTTTTCCAGAGACGAAGCCTTTAACTTTTTGAAAGACAATCTTAACGTGAAAGATGTAGAGCAGAGGCTGTCAATGGACAGGAAGAACCTGTTGGATGATATTGCCACTAACATGCAGACACACTTGGTTTTTAACAACATGCGATTGTTAAGTCTGCCACAAGAGTTGAG gcAGCGACCTAGTTTTGATGAAATCAAATCAGATTTGAAGAGTGGTATTGGTGGACTGTGTTATAACCTCAACATTGCAGCCTACTACTTAATAAAGGCTATCGGATTTGATGCAGCACTGGCTCATGGGACATGTACATCCAGCACCAAATTCCATGACAATCATGTTTTCGTTTACATTAGGaatgtggaaaaaaatggaGATGTATTTTTATTGGAGGCTGGCTTTGGATTCCCAACATTTCGAGTTATAAATTTGGACTTTGAAAAGGAATCTCCTATTTATATAGATTCTTTCATTGAATACAAGTATATTAAGCATGAAGGTCAAATACTACGAATGCATCGGAAGGGAGAGCTGGTTAGAGGAGCCACTTGTAACACATCTGATGGGGTGAACTTTTTTCTTGATGGGTGGCGACGGTTTTATTTTGCTGACCCTGAACGGTTCACTAACAATATAGAAGAGTTTTATGCACCATTTGATCAG gttttTCAGAATCCAAAAGCTTCACCATTCCACTTAACTTTTCGAGCTGTTGGTTTCCCTGGAAAAAAGGCTGTGATGGTTATTAATGACAAAACTTTAATAGAGAATGACCAAG GAGAACTAGTGTCTACACCAATACAAGGAGGGGATGAAGGTACACTGCAAGCTGTCCACAAATATTTTCCAGTCATTCCACAAGAACTCAGCCGAGCAGCTTTAGCCAATTGGAGGGCATCATTAACATCCTAA